In the genome of Sander lucioperca isolate FBNREF2018 chromosome 18, SLUC_FBN_1.2, whole genome shotgun sequence, the window tcagattTTTTCTCTGTACTCTGCAGTCAGTTCAAGCGTTAACATCTATAAAGCCATGATCACACTTGTTACACCAAGTAGCAAGCATTGTCCCTGCAGCTGCATGTGTCAAAGTAAAGAAGTCGCACCCTTTCCTCCGCTGCTCTGCCTGCTCTCTGAGCCTCTGCTGGCCCCGTTCATCCTCCAGGGTGAGGAAGTCTCTGTTGTTGTCAATCAAAAGATTCTGGGAAAAATATCAAGAATggtttcagtgtttctcaaacaaatcagaatcatttttaaaacaagCAGGGTTTTACCAATACCTTGATGCCGATTGTGTCGCCATCTTTGAGGTGAAATGGTGCTCCCAGTAGGGATTctgcctttcttttctttttctttttggaaACCTGCTGGCTCTGAAAGTAAAATACATATGACATATTATTTACTGATAATGTGACAATGAATTAGCAACACATACAAGAACACTGAGATTTTGGGATCCTTTCTTTTCTTATGAAATAAAAATCCCACACGTTCCTGATAAAATGATGAATTGAATGATCAAGGTTGACTCTCCTATTGTTAGCCACTCTTTGCGACATTACATGCAGTCAATATTTATTTCCAATGTTCTTCCCAAACTGTCTGAAGCTCTACCATTTCCTCAACTTTCTCAACAACTTGCGTATTGAGCAAGAGACTGCCAGTATACATATAGATTTCCACAAATGCCTAAAACAGGTTCCTTTTCAAGAAATGACTCTTATAATCTTACCCAGCTTGAGATTTCCTCCCAGCTGTGTTTGTCTGGCTGGTGTTTGGCCAACAGCAGAGAGTCAGGGGAGAGGCCATAGTGTGCAGCCAGACAAGTGCGTAGAGAGCGAGGAGAAGAGTCACGGGTTGCATCCCAAACCAGCTCCTCTGGAGGGTAGTAACACCTCTCCCCTGGTACTCCCATTTTAACATTCAGCATCACATCTTTAGAACTTAGAAACAGAAGGACATAAAGAAATTAGCTAACTTTCAAATAAGGGAAATGCATATATTGGAAAAGTAGGGTCCTTTCTTATATCATGGAGGGACGCTACATAACATTAAGTATAAAGCAGAAAACTGGTGGCAGCTCAAACTTCACCCAAGATCTTCTTCTTTTAGTAGCTGTTGCACACAaaggtctgtgccactggtcagCTTTAATTTTCTAATCAGGAGGAAACCAAACAGAAAACGTGGGTCAAAACAACTGCATGTATCAATAATAAATAGAAACTGGTGGTCATCACattacacatatacagtagGAATAAATGCTGTGACAGGAAAGTGTTCATACTTGAGAGTGAGCTGCTGTCCTCTGAGGATACGTGCCAGCCTCCGGCCCTCAAGCTGCCACACACGCATGAACGCAGTGGTCGGTACACACACATCCTGAAGGGCAGGCAGCGTCAACACCTGATACAGAAGTGGACAATAAAGTAGAGCAGGAGGAGCATCTTTAAACATTtggttagaaaaaaaacatcaaaatccCATGTACATCACCTGAATTATAAGTCTTCtataaaagaaaagagaagcaaTTTCCTTTACATGTGTTTAATTTGAGTTTGCCTCCTAAAAGTAAATGGTGCCCCACAGCCtgcaaaatgtaaatacaaatatttatctcctggggcctgtttcacaaaagcagaatatataaatccaggataactgataaagcgaggcctgacctagtctaatctgagcatcctggcttggtgcgtttcacgaaggccaagccaggctgaggaggagcgactaggtcgagccaggctgaagtaattcagatagatgcgcatCCACGGCTTTcgtcaaaagaccgcgaggtcgatcacagatttactgatgccaaaatggagaatacgctttgtacatactttatacagagtgagcagcagcttcttgtggaagtatgatgacatgaaacacattatttgtataaaaagaaaagaaacacagccgctgtaatgaaacagtgagagaaagcgtagcagacgatcacggaccgactgaatgcgtaagtagcctaaatatatacattaactgaccactgctctgaactgaaaccgtcataatcataccatcgaaggattaggctactaatcatttgcacaaattaacagttgtactctttgccttaaaagtaagcagaagataatgttactcaggaaatttaccatgaagataaattttctacaacactagaatatgatgcataaatatctttcgctctgtttctccctctctctctcatgggctaaaatataaatttcctaagtcatattaacttccactgctcgcttttaatgcaaagtgtacagctgttcgtttttgcagatgacagtgactcagtgaatggtttcagttaagagcagtagttcataaatgtatatttttagactatcattcagtcggtccgctattatctgccatgctttttctcgtgttttttttattttttatagaggacgagtttccttctctacatattatatgccttgctcccttgtatatatgaacatagaaaataaagacattgaAGAAATatgactctaaaatctagatactataaagataattaagtgaaaaattccatgcacactgtaaacatgaatggaacagagtatattcatcagttatttcccccccagctaaatataaggtcaaaaaccattggggtgtcctctccactgttgttacatgaatgtacagtagcctacatcactagatagttactggtccagtgaactaagactataatttgggaggattgtacaattaggatatgttctttaaattgtacaatcctcctccaaattatagtcccagtttactggacaacacaaattgtgtgctaagaatgccaaatacaatgcacatggaagcggaacaaacatgatccttattgttaaagaatttaaaaaaaattaatcaactaaaataattcaaggtgcattggtcaactatagaaatgtacagcattgtatgtattgcccttagtaacagacttcatttaaaacacatttgaaatgttatcagccttttctaattatctcaacaactgccataatatattcatcaaacttctaacaacgaTATGAaaagcagtcttcatacagcaatataacagtaacaatgactgtcacatgaataattattaaaaaaaaaataatggtcacaactttaaacaataacagtacttaaaggaacagcaatatgcacctgttgtattttaatccaggctgataacaatagggtaacaccactgctgggtgatcagaaaaggctccaggattaaataaatcctggctgttagcctggtcgggagcaggctagctgcacagaataaatctccatggtgatttatgtgcctccactttcgtgaaaccgagtcaaggcttaaatcatccaggataactgataaatcccggcttaatcgcttatcttggttttgtgaaacaggccccaggtctCATAATTAACTGGTAAGACTGGAAATGGGCAGTTCTCTGGGTCCTAAGTATTGAAGCACTAGAATCCAAGAGGATTCATTTGGGGTGTTTCAGGATTACCTCACCAGTATGAATGATCATCAACTCCTGCTTTTCGATTTACACATAACCTTCATACGCTACCTGAATCTTGAGATCCTCCAGCGTGGCTTCATCTGATATCTCCACCTGTCCTGCATTTCTCAGCTCTGCTATGTTGCTGGCACCCAGAGGAGGGGAGTGACCGTGCGTTTCGCCTGCAGTCACAACCTCCAGCATTTGCTCGTCAGCGAGGCCGTTGTCAGTGTGATTAAAATCCATGGAAAGTGCCGAGTTTTTTCTGGGATCCAGATACAGCCACACAGATAACTTGAGAAAAccctgacagaaaaaaagagacaacaaAGGCTAAAGAGAGAGGTAAAGTTTTCGCTTATAATGAATCTCGAGacaaaatcaaaaaatgtaAGTACCTTCGGAGGAAGTTGTCCTTCTGTGACAACTAATGTCTCTCCATTGTTTATCTTCAGCTCTGACAGAGAAGCATCCTGAGGAtaaaaggttgttgttttttttgtttaaatgggACAGTTTTTATAATTCTTTGTCAAATATATGGCAGAAGGTTGGtcaaattatttcaaacatTACTCAACATTTTGGTGTCATGTGGGTGGGTTTTGAATTCTAATACACATCTGTTTTTGGTTATATACAAGTTTTCATTCACAGTTTAGTATTTTGTAAGCTTTCAGACAATATTCTCTTTATGAATTTTGCGTGGTGCTAAATAACAATATAAGTGAAAACGTACATCCAATAAGCAGGGTTAAAGGAGCAAAAACCAccacaaaaaatgtatttcggTATGACGTGCACACCACAGTCAGCCTCACCTCATCCATAATTGGCTCTCCAACCTCCTCACACCAATCAAGCCTCCTTAGGTGCCAACAGGTgcctgcaaacacacatttaaatgacatttacaaCCAGATATTTTATCACAAGTACTACAGTAAAACATCTGCGTGTCAGTCTCAAAAAAGCAGAGATAATCTTGGTGAACAGCAACACTCAACGCACAAACATTAAGTCACAGTACAagttacatacagtacaataggaaatcaaaaaataaaaactagttTTACCATCGAGTCCAACAGCATCCAGCATTTCCTTTAGACACTGTAATTAACAAaagataatgtttttttttaaaagtacacTTACATGTAACAAGCACATAATGAATGTTTCACAGAGTAAGTTTCCTCACCTCTTTGACAGTACATGTTTTCTCCACAATGATGTCCATCTCCATGCCAGCAGAGGGCTCTGTGCCCACAGAGAAGTGCAAGAAAAGCTGCAAAGAGAAAATCTCACATCAACAACATTAATCAAGCATTTTAAACGCTCGTAACTCTTCCGTCTTAATTTGTTTCTAAATGTAGGATAGGATAGGTTTATTGTGACATGCATCTGTTGCAGCTGCAGGTACAAAGGATTTATTGAAGATTTTAAATAAAAGACGCACCTGTGATGCCTTGGGGGCATTTCCCGGACAGAGATTCAGTGTGGTCATGAGTCGCACCCCTGCATCGCGAACACTCAACTCCTCACACACTGTCAGATGAACCAGGGTAAGACAACACAAGTGCACTTAGTAAATGTGTTCTAAAACTTCAAAGAGGAAGAGTACCTTCTTAAACATTTTATGGAGGGGTGTAAAGGAATTCCTATcttaatattttgttaaaatgaGGGGAATTTCCAGCTCTTAGTTATCTGCACCAATAAAATCCCCCTCAGGTAACAAATGACACAGTACCTGGAGGAAGGAGTTTCCCTATGCAGTCCACCTGTCTCAGACAGTACTGTGCACCTGGTCAGTGAGACAAAAAACAGCTGATTTAGGAATGTATAAATAAgaatataaaacaaacacaaatacacatgctGCACAGTAgccaagataaaaaaaaaaaaaaaaaagattcagagAGTAGAAACAGGGGAGGTCCCAAACCAGTTTTCATGGTCAATCATGGGCATATTATAATTTATTGAGATCTTAACGCTGGTAAAATTCTGATACTTTGGTGTCAACCCTGAACATCTTGCCTGGGGGTTGCTCCTGTAATTGCAGCTCATCTATGGCCCTCTGTTTCACCTCACACAGCagctgacagagagacacacacataaaacaactaaattacttttagaAAGAACAATGTGATGCTTAAATGGAAAGACAAAGAGGACAACCAGACAGAGCAGCACAAAGATTACTGACCATATTTCCTGTAGCTGGAACCTtgatcttcctcctctcctcttctttatCCCCTTCTACTCCTCCTCCGCGTGGTGAAAACTCCACCTGGAGCCAGCGGCAGTCAGACGGTGTAGTCACAGTGACAACGTCTCCGTTTAGAGTGAACACGCTAAGCGAAGTTAAGAAGACACTAGTAAACACACACCTAAAGAAaacagcacatacacacactgcgGAGGATTGTACCTGCTGTCGAAGGACTGTGGCTCCAGCACCAACAGCGCGTCTCCGTCTTTCAGCGACAGCTCCTTGAGCGTCCGTTGCATGTCATCGGGGGGGAACACCCTCCATCCACttgctcctcctccctcccctaccccctgctctcctctctttcctcccttATGCTCCTGGCACAGCAGACTCTCCTCAGGCTCCCCCAGTGCCTCCCTCACCTCCCCAAGAGTCGCAGCACCTGCAAACCCTCGGGCCTCCCTTTTAAGCCCTGGCCCCCCATTTTCAAAACCTCCTCTTGCCTCCTCACACTTCaccccatcctcctcctcctcctcctgatcCACATCTTCCCCCAAAAAGGGACGTACTACATTCAGCAGGACTGGCTCCCACTCTGCTCCAGTTAGGACAGTCGCACCACGCACCTAAAGAGATAAAAAACAGTTTACAAGTCGGCCATTTGGGATCCTGTCAAGTGAGTACGGTtagatttaataaaaacatattgtgATTAACGAGAATGTGTTGTACTCACCTCTCTGCCATTCCACACAAACAGTTCAGAGTTTGTACAAATGCCTGCACTGTACAGGGAGATgctgtcatctgcaaaaagaaCCACAACCAGAATGTAGTTACTAAATTTGTAAAATATCTTCTATCCTCTTGAGGTACTTTGCATTGAAGTGTCTCACCTGTAACCGTATTGTAGAGGTGTAGACCTGCAGGAAGACTCCTGGCTACAGTCAGAGCCATATCACCTTCCCAGAGTTCTTGCATCTATTTAAACAGATGCACCAAAAACTGCTTATTTCTATCATTCCTTTTAGCGTtttaaaacacaacaactaGTGTTTCTGTAAACGAAGTTACCTGGTAAATAGCTAATCGAAGATCTCCCACAGTCTTTCTACGGTCAAAACTCAGAGTGGTGCTTCCGTTCTGCTCTTTGCTGATTGGTTGCAGGGCTCCATTTTCTAGCCTAAAAGAGGGTGCCAGGTGTAGACGCAGCTCGACTGTGTTATTAGTGGCTTCAAACTCCTCGCTGTAACAGAAACAATGTTGACTGATATTAATAATTAATGTAAGAAAACTATTTTCATATAACTCTCTTCTTGTGAGTGTTGATCCTCACCGATTTAGGAATTTTAGCTACCACTGAAATGTCACACTCGTAAGTCAGAACCTACTAAACAGCTATAACCAGCTAAAGTGTCCGGTGATGATAGTGTAATATGGGTGTTTGTTTCTGTACCGCATTTTCTGCACTTTGACATTCTCCTCCTGAGCCATCTGGATGAGGTTAAGAGGAACTTTATATTTGGGATTGTTCAGAGCTGcaaatgcaaaaacacaaaacacattttaatagaTACATATTAGTCATCTaatgcaggggtcttcaacgttttttaagccaaggaccccttaacttaAAGAgcgatggagcagggaccccctactacataaatgaagttgcataataaactgggtctacaataacatgtagggcggcctaaagcctttatacataccttttttgcatagaatactaagctattaaaaaagcctaataattgttggcatggtttatacataatgttttaatgttaaaacacatATGTGGTACTGTGAATCCTTGGGATTAAATGTATCTGTGGATTGAATTAGTGACCAcctaggccagtaagcagtggggatgtATATTATcttataatatgttggattcatgtttagAACTTTTTAGCTCTGAAAAAAACTTtccaaaattaacaataatttagaggcccccctgcattgactctgaggaccccctaggggtcccagaccccctgttgaagatgaTCTAATGACTTCATCTTCTGTGTACTTGATGACAAAAATAATTCtaattactctctctctctctctatacaaAACATGGTGTCCATTACCTTCACTAGGTCTGTGCAGCTGTGTTTTTCTGTAGAACAGCATGTAAGCGCTCTCTTTGCCCTGGAACTGCTTCTCTATGTCAGACTCCCTGATGGAGGTCACTGTGGAGTCGTTAAAATCAAACCAGTGGCTACCCTGCTGACAGATAGGAAGAAACACCGTGAGAGACAGGCATTAAAAGGCATCACAAGATGCCCACCAGGAACCTAGATGAAAAAGAATTAAGTAGGTGTATTATTATGTAATTTTAGACCCTGAATTATTGCTAAGAAATGTGACTGTTGCTCTAAAACCTTTTGTTCAGGCTCCGGCTTCTGGTCTAGTCCTGGCTGTGTGTCAGCAGCTCCGGGGTCTGAAGGTGTTGAAGGATCAGAATTAGTGGCCTGCTCTGCTGAGCCGACGGGGTCATTCACAGGGCTTGGCAGGTTTGCCTTCACTGCCACTCGAGTACCATTGGATACTAACATGAAAACATCACTGTGGGACTGCAGGAACTACACCGGAAGAGAAaaatcaaataaacaacaattaGTTTAAGACATACATTTTGCAATGAGCCCTAAAGGGCACCAGCAATcattaaagattaaaaaaatatactgtatattaaaacatcataaaaaaCAAAGAGACCAAAAATACCTTTCCTATGGGTCCATAGTGTTTTCTGAACTTTTTGCTCCAGGATGAACCAATCTTATCCATGAGTTTCTGTCCCAGCTGGTCCAACAGGACACTCTTTGATGGCTCCTAGTGGACGGGATACAAATGGCACCTACTTAAGTAACCaactgacttaaaaaaaaatctatgaacTACTGTCATTTGCTGTCACTATACCTGGGCAATAATCGCAGTGATGACAGACAAAGGGTCATCTTCTTGTAGTTTTGGCTCACATATTTGCTTG includes:
- the usp40 gene encoding ubiquitin carboxyl-terminal hydrolase 40 isoform X3 encodes the protein MFGNLFEEEEEEGLSSTSFRGRVAKGGDEPPPPRGKSNLCGIKNQGGTCYLNSLLQTLLFTPEFREELFSLGPSELGCLEDKEKPGAKVRVIPLELQRLFASLLLVDQQSASTADLTNSFGWNSSEGTNQHDVQELNRILFSALEHSLVGTTGSTFIHQLYHGTIVNSIVCKECGNVSQRQEDFLDLTVCVCGVSSLEEALWKMFVEEELFEGNNLYRCAQCDRLVTAAKSAKLKKLPPFMTMSLLRFSFDFAKCERYKETGRYCFPLTINLRPFCEEADGDDSDYSYELFSVIIHKGGCYGGHYHVYIRDIDQLGHWEPPEEECKPKTQKKVKEEVKQICEPKLQEDDPLSVITAIIAQEPSKSVLLDQLGQKLMDKIGSSWSKKFRKHYGPIGKFLQSHSDVFMLVSNGTRVAVKANLPSPVNDPVGSAEQATNSDPSTPSDPGAADTQPGLDQKPEPEQKQGSHWFDFNDSTVTSIRESDIEKQFQGKESAYMLFYRKTQLHRPSEALNNPKYKVPLNLIQMAQEENVKVQKMREEFEATNNTVELRLHLAPSFRLENGALQPISKEQNGSTTLSFDRRKTVGDLRLAIYQMQELWEGDMALTVARSLPAGLHLYNTVTDDSISLYSAGICTNSELFVWNGREVRGATVLTGAEWEPVLLNVVRPFLGEDVDQEEEEEDGVKCEEARGGFENGGPGLKREARGFAGAATLGEVREALGEPEESLLCQEHKGGKRGEQGVGEGGGASGWRVFPPDDMQRTLKELSLKDGDALLVLEPQSFDSSVFTLNGDVVTVTTPSDCRWLQVEFSPRGGGVEGDKEEERRKIKVPATGNMLLCEVKQRAIDELQLQEQPPGAQYCLRQVDCIGKLLPPVCEELSVRDAGVRLMTTLNLCPGNAPKASQLFLHFSVGTEPSAGMEMDIIVEKTCTVKECLKEMLDAVGLDGTCWHLRRLDWCEEVGEPIMDEDASLSELKINNGETLVVTEGQLPPKGFLKLSVWLYLDPRKNSALSMDFNHTDNGLADEQMLEVVTAGETHGHSPPLGASNIAELRNAGQVEISDEATLEDLKIQVLTLPALQDVCVPTTAFMRVWQLEGRRLARILRGQQLTLKKLKLTSGTDLCVQQLLKEEDLGSKDVMLNVKMGVPGERCYYPPEELVWDATRDSSPRSLRTCLAAHYGLSPDSLLLAKHQPDKHSWEEISSWSQQVSKKKKKRKAESLLGAPFHLKDGDTIGIKNLLIDNNRDFLTLEDERGQQRLREQAEQRRKGGEAAGSDGVGPQKKTGPTKSRKPEVALSINVGVFR
- the usp40 gene encoding ubiquitin carboxyl-terminal hydrolase 40 isoform X2; its protein translation is MFGNLFEEEEEEGLSSTSFRGRVAKGGDEPPPPRGKSNLCGIKNQGGTCYLNSLLQTLLFTPEFREELFSLGPSELGCLEDKEKPGAKVRVIPLELQRLFASLLLVDQQSASTADLTNSFGWNSSEGTNQHDVQELNRILFSALEHSLVGTTGSTFIHQLYHGTIVNSIVCKECGNVSQRQEDFLDLTVCVCGVSSLEEALWKMFVEEELFEGNNLYRCAQCDRLVTAAKSAKLKKLPPFMTMSLLRFSFDFAKCERYKETGRYCFPLTINLRPFCEEADGDDSDYSYELFSVIIHKGGCYGGHYHVYIRDIDQLGHWEPPEEECKPKTQKKVKEEVKQICEPKLQEDDPLSVITAIIAQEPSKSVLLDQLGQKLMDKIGSSWSKKFRKHYGPIGKFLQSHSDVFMLVSNGTRVAVKANLPSPVNDPVGSAEQATNSDPSTPSDPGAADTQPGLDQKPEPEQKGSHWFDFNDSTVTSIRESDIEKQFQGKESAYMLFYRKTQLHRPSEALNNPKYKVPLNLIQMAQEENVKVQKMREEFEATNNTVELRLHLAPSFRLENGALQPISKEQNGSTTLSFDRRKTVGDLRLAIYQMQELWEGDMALTVARSLPAGLHLYNTVTDDSISLYSAGICTNSELFVWNGREVRGATVLTGAEWEPVLLNVVRPFLGEDVDQEEEEEDGVKCEEARGGFENGGPGLKREARGFAGAATLGEVREALGEPEESLLCQEHKGGKRGEQGVGEGGGASGWRVFPPDDMQRTLKELSLKDGDALLVLEPQSFDSSVFTLNGDVVTVTTPSDCRWLQVEFSPRGGGVEGDKEEERRKIKVPATGNMLLCEVKQRAIDELQLQEQPPGKMFRVDTKVSEFYQRAQYCLRQVDCIGKLLPPVCEELSVRDAGVRLMTTLNLCPGNAPKASQLFLHFSVGTEPSAGMEMDIIVEKTCTVKECLKEMLDAVGLDGTCWHLRRLDWCEEVGEPIMDEDASLSELKINNGETLVVTEGQLPPKGFLKLSVWLYLDPRKNSALSMDFNHTDNGLADEQMLEVVTAGETHGHSPPLGASNIAELRNAGQVEISDEATLEDLKIQVLTLPALQDVCVPTTAFMRVWQLEGRRLARILRGQQLTLKKLKLTSGTDLCVQQLLKEEDLGSKDVMLNVKMGVPGERCYYPPEELVWDATRDSSPRSLRTCLAAHYGLSPDSLLLAKHQPDKHSWEEISSWSQQVSKKKKKRKAESLLGAPFHLKDGDTIGIKNLLIDNNRDFLTLEDERGQQRLREQAEQRRKGGEAAGSDGVGPQKKTGPTKSRKPEVALSINVGVFR
- the usp40 gene encoding ubiquitin carboxyl-terminal hydrolase 40 isoform X1 yields the protein MFGNLFEEEEEEGLSSTSFRGRVAKGGDEPPPPRGKSNLCGIKNQGGTCYLNSLLQTLLFTPEFREELFSLGPSELGCLEDKEKPGAKVRVIPLELQRLFASLLLVDQQSASTADLTNSFGWNSSEGTNQHDVQELNRILFSALEHSLVGTTGSTFIHQLYHGTIVNSIVCKECGNVSQRQEDFLDLTVCVCGVSSLEEALWKMFVEEELFEGNNLYRCAQCDRLVTAAKSAKLKKLPPFMTMSLLRFSFDFAKCERYKETGRYCFPLTINLRPFCEEADGDDSDYSYELFSVIIHKGGCYGGHYHVYIRDIDQLGHWEPPEEECKPKTQKKVKEEVKQICEPKLQEDDPLSVITAIIAQEPSKSVLLDQLGQKLMDKIGSSWSKKFRKHYGPIGKFLQSHSDVFMLVSNGTRVAVKANLPSPVNDPVGSAEQATNSDPSTPSDPGAADTQPGLDQKPEPEQKQGSHWFDFNDSTVTSIRESDIEKQFQGKESAYMLFYRKTQLHRPSEALNNPKYKVPLNLIQMAQEENVKVQKMREEFEATNNTVELRLHLAPSFRLENGALQPISKEQNGSTTLSFDRRKTVGDLRLAIYQMQELWEGDMALTVARSLPAGLHLYNTVTDDSISLYSAGICTNSELFVWNGREVRGATVLTGAEWEPVLLNVVRPFLGEDVDQEEEEEDGVKCEEARGGFENGGPGLKREARGFAGAATLGEVREALGEPEESLLCQEHKGGKRGEQGVGEGGGASGWRVFPPDDMQRTLKELSLKDGDALLVLEPQSFDSSVFTLNGDVVTVTTPSDCRWLQVEFSPRGGGVEGDKEEERRKIKVPATGNMLLCEVKQRAIDELQLQEQPPGKMFRVDTKVSEFYQRAQYCLRQVDCIGKLLPPVCEELSVRDAGVRLMTTLNLCPGNAPKASQLFLHFSVGTEPSAGMEMDIIVEKTCTVKECLKEMLDAVGLDGTCWHLRRLDWCEEVGEPIMDEDASLSELKINNGETLVVTEGQLPPKGFLKLSVWLYLDPRKNSALSMDFNHTDNGLADEQMLEVVTAGETHGHSPPLGASNIAELRNAGQVEISDEATLEDLKIQVLTLPALQDVCVPTTAFMRVWQLEGRRLARILRGQQLTLKKLKLTSGTDLCVQQLLKEEDLGSKDVMLNVKMGVPGERCYYPPEELVWDATRDSSPRSLRTCLAAHYGLSPDSLLLAKHQPDKHSWEEISSWSQQVSKKKKKRKAESLLGAPFHLKDGDTIGIKNLLIDNNRDFLTLEDERGQQRLREQAEQRRKGGEAAGSDGVGPQKKTGPTKSRKPEVALSINVGVFR